One genomic window of Monodelphis domestica isolate mMonDom1 chromosome 1, mMonDom1.pri, whole genome shotgun sequence includes the following:
- the UBTD1 gene encoding ubiquitin domain-containing protein 1 isoform X1, with amino-acid sequence MGNCVGRQRRERPVAPGHPRKRAGRNEPLKKERPKWKSDYPMTDGQLRSKRDEFWDTAPAFEGRKEIWDALKAAAFAVEANDHELAQAILDGASITLPHGSLSECYDELGNRYQLPVYCLAPPVNLLLERSEDDGVEPPEPAPSTRREFPLKVRLSTGKDVRLSASLSDTIGQLKRQLHTQEGIEPSWQRWFFSGKLLTDRMRLQETKIQKDFVIQVIINQPLPPQD; translated from the exons GACGCAATGAGCCCCTAAAGAAGGAGAGGCCCAAGTGGAAGAGTGATTATCCGATGACAGACGGGCAGTTACGGAGCAAGCGAGATGAGTTCTGGGACACAGCACCAGCTTTCGAAGGCCGAAAGGAGATCTGGGATGCACTAAAGGCTGCTGCCTTTGCAGTGGAGGCCAATGACCACGAGCTAGCTCAAGCCATCTTGGATGGAGCCAGCATCACTCTGCCTCATG GTTCTCTGAGTGAGTGTTACGATGAGCTGGGCAATCGCTATCAGCTTCCTGTCTACTGCTTGGCACCACCAGTCAACTTGCTCCTGGAGCGCAGTGAGGATGATGGTGTGGAGCCCCCAGAACCAGCCCCTAGTACCCGGCGGGAGTTTCCTCTCAAGGTGCGCCTGTCCACTGGCAAGGACGTGAGGCTCAGTGCCAGCCTCTCCGACACAATTGGGCAGCTCAAGAGGCAGCTGCACACCCAGGAGGGCATCGAACCTTCCTGGCAGCGCTGGTTCTTTTCTGGGAAGCTACTCACAGATCGAATGCGGCTCCAGGAGACCAAGATCCAGAAGGATTTTGTTATCCAAGTTATCATCAACCAGCCCCTGCCGCCCCAGGACTGA
- the UBTD1 gene encoding ubiquitin domain-containing protein 1 isoform X2 — translation MTDGQLRSKRDEFWDTAPAFEGRKEIWDALKAAAFAVEANDHELAQAILDGASITLPHGSLSECYDELGNRYQLPVYCLAPPVNLLLERSEDDGVEPPEPAPSTRREFPLKVRLSTGKDVRLSASLSDTIGQLKRQLHTQEGIEPSWQRWFFSGKLLTDRMRLQETKIQKDFVIQVIINQPLPPQD, via the exons ATGACAGACGGGCAGTTACGGAGCAAGCGAGATGAGTTCTGGGACACAGCACCAGCTTTCGAAGGCCGAAAGGAGATCTGGGATGCACTAAAGGCTGCTGCCTTTGCAGTGGAGGCCAATGACCACGAGCTAGCTCAAGCCATCTTGGATGGAGCCAGCATCACTCTGCCTCATG GTTCTCTGAGTGAGTGTTACGATGAGCTGGGCAATCGCTATCAGCTTCCTGTCTACTGCTTGGCACCACCAGTCAACTTGCTCCTGGAGCGCAGTGAGGATGATGGTGTGGAGCCCCCAGAACCAGCCCCTAGTACCCGGCGGGAGTTTCCTCTCAAGGTGCGCCTGTCCACTGGCAAGGACGTGAGGCTCAGTGCCAGCCTCTCCGACACAATTGGGCAGCTCAAGAGGCAGCTGCACACCCAGGAGGGCATCGAACCTTCCTGGCAGCGCTGGTTCTTTTCTGGGAAGCTACTCACAGATCGAATGCGGCTCCAGGAGACCAAGATCCAGAAGGATTTTGTTATCCAAGTTATCATCAACCAGCCCCTGCCGCCCCAGGACTGA